The Guyparkeria halophila DNA window GGACCAGTTTCTGCGTAGCAACGAGATGGCAACCGGCAAGATCGAGGCGCAGGAGACGCGTTTGTCGGCGAGTACCGATATTCTCCAACGGGTTCGCGACATCGCTATTCAGGCCAACAATGGCGCCAATGATGCTACCTCGCGCGCCGCGTTGGCCGATCAGTTGGCGGAGTTGCGCGACGCGCTTGCGGGACAGGCCAATGCCAAGGATGAGCGCGGCGAGTACGTGTTCTCCGGGACACAGGCAGGACAGGTTCCCTACGATGCGGCAGGGGTCGACCAGCTAGCGGGTGCGGCCCAGCCAGTCGACTTGCAGGTGAGCGAAAGCGACTCGGTCACGGTGAACCGGGTGGCCAGCGATATCTTCAATACCGCACCGGGTTCCAACCGTTCCGCCATGCAGGTGATCGACGACCTCGAGGCGGCCGTGCGCACGGGTAACGATGCCGCCTACGGGGGGCTGCAGGGGGAGGTCGACGACGTGCTCGACCGCGTGATCACCGCTCAGGGCGAAATGGGCAACCAGCTCAACAAGCTCGAGCGCCTCCAGGATGACCAGAGTGCCTGGAGCCTGAGCAACAAGGAGTCAATCTCCAAGCTCCGCGACACTGATCTCGCCGAGGCGATTACGCGACTCAACGAGAACTACCTGACGCTGCAGGCCACGCAGCAGAGCATGGCCAAGATCCAGCAACTGTCCTTGTTCAACAACCTCTGATCCAGACGAATCTCACCCTGAACTGACGCAGCATCTTGATAGTGCCCGTTCGGTTGCCTTGGTGAGGCGGCCGGTCGTGAAGGGGTGTGCCGTCGGCCTCGTCTTTCGCTCGTCGAGAAAGCAGCCTCTCTGGCTACCCTTGATCCGGTTTCCACTCTTCCCATATGCCCATTGGGTGTCGGGAGTGCGGTGCCAGAGCGTCGGGGCGGCTGTGGTACGATCCCGCCGTTTTCAATCGGCGAGAGCATGAACATGATTGCAGGGGTGTTTCCGGGGCAGGGTTCCCAGTCCATCGGCATGGCCAGCGGCTGGGGCGAACACGAGGATATTGCGCAGGCGGTCTTCGATCGTGCGAGTGATGTGCTCGGTTACGACCTTTGGGCACTGGTCGCCGATGGTGATCCGGCCCAGCTCAACCAGACGGAACGTACCCAGCCGGCCATGCTGGCCGCCGACGTCGCGGCCTGGCAGATCTGGCGTCACAACGACGGGGCCATGCCGGCCGCACTCGCCGGCCACAGCCTGGGCGAATACGCCGCGCTGGTGGCCGCCGATGCCATCGATTTCGAGGCGGCGATTGCCCTGGTCGCCCGCCGCGGCCAGCTGATGCAATCGGCCGTGGCCGAGGGACAGGGCGCCATGGCTGCCGTCCTTGGCCTGGAAGACGATGCCGTGCGAGGGGTTTGTGAGCGGGCCCGCGACGGAGAGGTCTGCGAGGCGGTGAACTTCAATGCCCCGGGCCAGGTGGTGATTGCCGGCGACCGGGCCGCCGTCGAACGTGCTGAGGCGATCGCCGGCGAGGCGGGTGCCAAGCGTTTCGTCCTGCTGCCGGTAAGCGTGCCGTCGCATTCCTCGCTGATGCGCGAGGCCGGCGAACAGCTGCGCGCCGAGATCGCGCAGGTCGACATTCGTGCTCCGCAGATCCCCGTCATTCACAACGTGGATGCATTGACCCACGAGAAGCCCGAGGCCATTGCCACCGCGCTGGTCGAGCAATTGTTCCGCCCAGTGCAATGGGTCGCCTGCGTCCAGGCCATGCAGGCAATGGGTGCCGGCGACCAGGTCGAGTTCGGCCCCGGCAAGGTGCTCACCGGCCTGGCTCGTCGGATCGATCGCCGCATGGGCGCCAAGGCGGTCTTCGACCAGGCCACGCTGGAGAAGGCACTCGGCACCGAGTAAGCCAGGCCTCGAGCAAGCGCGCTACCGAATCAAGAAACACCACGAGGAAGACCTCATGTCAGAACAAGCAAGCCAATTCGCCAACCTCGAGGGCCGTGTTGCCCTGGTCACCGGCGCATCGCGCGGCATCGGTGCGGCCATCGCCGATGCCCTGGTGGCCGCCGGTGCGACGGTGATCGGGACGGCCACCTCGGAGAAGGGCGCGGCGGCCATCGACGAGCGTCTGGGCGAGAAGGGTGCCGGCATGGCGCTGGACGTGACCGATGGCGCGCAGGTCGATGCGGTGATCAAGGAGATCGAGTCGCGCTTCGGGCCGGTGGCCGTGCTGGTCAACAACGCCGGCATCACCCGTGACACGCTGCTGATGCGCATGAAGGAAGACGACTGGGACGCGATCATCCAGACCAACCTCACGTCGGTCTTTCGCCTGTCGCAGAAGGTCATGCGCTCGATGGCCAAGGCCCGCTGGGGGCGGATCATCTCGATCGCCTCGGTGGTCGGTTCGATGGGCAATGCCGGGCAGACGAACTACGCGGCGGCCAAGGCCGGCATCATGGGCTTTTCCAAGTCGCTGGCGCGTGAGCTCGGCCCGCGCGGCGTGACGGTCAACGTGGTTGCCCCGGGCTTTATCGAGACCGACATGACCCGCGACCTGCCGGAAAAGCAGAAGGATGCCCTGCTGGGCAACATCCCCAATGGCCGGTTGGGCCAGCCCGATGAGATCGCCTCGGCGGTCCGTTTCCTGGCCGCCCCGGAAGCCGGTTACATCAACGGCCAGACGATCCACGTCAACGGCGGGATGTACATGGGGTAAGACCCGCCTTGGCGGGTTTGAGCGCTTAGGCGCATTTTTATTTGGCCTGCCGGGCGGTTTTCACTAGAATGCCGGGCAGTGTTGGCCCGGAGTTGCCGAGCCAAAATGTTTAATTGATTAGTGTTTGTACCAGAAGAGGTTCGATACGAATGAGCACCGTTGAAGAACGCGTCAAGAAGATTGTTGTAGAGCAGTTGGGCGTCAAGGAAGAAGAAGTTACCAACGAAGCTTCATTCGTTGACGACCTCGGCGCGGATTCCCTCGATACCGTCGAGTTGGTCATGGCCCTGGAAGAAGAGTTCGAGTGCGAGATTCCGGACGAAGAGGCCGAGAAAATCACCACCGTTCAGCAGGCCATCGACTACGTCAACAACCACAAGGACGCCTGATCGGGCCCTTGTGCGTTTCACAGGCCCCGCGCTGTTGCACGGGCCTGTGACCTGAAAACCGTGTTTCGGTCTTCCTTTCGGGGGGTCGATCGCGGTTTTTTACTAGGGGCCTCAGCCCGATGCGATCGGGCTGAGGCTTCCTGGGGATCGCCAAGCCGATCGGCAGCCCGCCCGGCCGTCACCTAACCAACTGGAAAAGAGCATCATGAGCAAACGTCGCGTCGTGATCACCGGCCTTGGGCTGGTGACCCCGCTGGGGAACAACGTCAAGGATTCATGGGACGGCATTCTTGCCGGCCGGTCGGGTGTGGCCCCCATCGATCGTTTCGATACCGAGAAGATGGCAGTCAAGTTTGCGGCCACGGTCAAGGATTTCGATCCGACCACGATCATCCCGGCCAAGGACGTGAAAAAGATGGAGCCGTTCATCCACTACGCGATGAGCGCCTCCATCGAGGCGATCGAAGATGCGGACCTGATCAGCGACTCGCTCGATCTTGACCGGGTGGGTACGTTCATCGGTTCGGGCATCGGCGGACTGGGTGGCATCGAGCGCAACACGCTGACCCTGGAAAACCAGGGGCCGCGGCGTGTCTCGCCGTTCTTCATTCCCGGTGCGATCATCAACATGGCCTCCGGTCAGCTTTCGATCCGCTATGGTTTCCGTGGTCCGAACCTCGCCACGGTGACTGCCTGCACGTCGGGCACCCACAGCATCGGCCAGGCCGCCCGCATGATTTCCTACGGTGATGCCGACGTGATGATCGCCGGGGGCACCGAGGGCGCCGTCTCACCGCTCGGTGTGGCGGGTTTTGCCTCGGCGCGTGCCCTGTCCACTCGCAACGACGATCCCGAGCGGGCCTCGCGTCCCTGGGATCGTGACCGCGACGGGTTCGTGCTGGGTGAGGGCGCCGGCGTGGTGGTGCTCGAGTCGCTGGAACATGCCCAGGCTCGCGGTGCGCATATCTATGGCGAGGTAAAGGGCTTCGGCATGAGTGCGGATGCCTATCACATGACCCTGCCGGCCGCCGACGGCGACGGTGCGCAGCGCTGCATGAAAGCGGCGCTCAAGGATGCCGATCTTCAGCCGAGCGACCTCGGCTACATCAACGCCCACGGGACCTCCACGCCCGCCGGTGACGGTACCGAGGTGCAGGCCATCAAGAAGCTCTACGGCGATACGCCGGTCGAGTGCCCGGTCAGTTCCACGAAGTCGATGACCGGGCACCTGCTCGGTGCGGCCGGTGCCATCGAAGCGGTGTTCTCGGTGCTCGCCCTGCGCGATCAGGTGCTGCCGCCGACGATCAACCTCGACAACCCCTCCGAGGATTGCGATCTCGATTTCGTGCCCCACGAGGCACGTCGCGTCGAGGGCCTCGAGGTGGCCATGTCCAACTCGTTCGGCTTCGGCGGGACCAACGGCACGCTGATCTTCGGTCGAACGATCGACTGATGGACGCGGGGCGACGCTCGAGCCAACCGGGCGCCCGTCGGTCCTGCCGGGACCGGCCGCCAGTGAGCTGCGTCCGTCACCCGACCTTCGCGTGAATCGCCCGTGAGCGAGCCCGTCATCCAACGTCTCGAATCGGATCCAGCCAGGGCGTTGGCCTCGCTCGCCGCGGTGCTGACGGCCGCCGGCCAGCGCGCCAGCCACCTGTTCGAGAGCGTGACGGCCGGCGGCCCCCTGAGCCGCTGGTCGATCCTGTTCTCCGCCGCCGACGAGCGCCTGGCCGCCCCCGCCACGCCGTCAGCCGATGCGCCGCGATTTCTCGATGCCTTCCAGCAGGCCATTTCTCGCCGACAGCCCCTGGACGATGCCTTTGACGCCGACGATTGGCTGGCCGCGCAGGGCCTGCCGCGGACGTTTCCCTTTCTCGGCGGCTGGAGCTTCTTCCTTGCCTACGAGATGGCCGCGGAAATCGAGCCCACGCTCGACCTGCCGCCATTCGCGCTCGGAGCCGAGAGCGGCTTTCCGCGCGCGATCGCCGAATATCACCCGGCGGCCCTGGTGCGGGATCATGATTCGGGCGAGGACATCGTGGTCCACGACGGCAGTGTCCAAGGGGCGGAACTGGCCAAGGCCCTGATCTCGGCGCGGGTGCGGGCGGGGGAGACCGCTGGCCGCGATCAGCATCGTGGCGAGGTCGAGCTGACTGAACTGCTCCCCCCAGTGGGTGCGCCTCACCGCGAGCGGGTGGCCCGGGTCCGTGATTACCTGTTCGCCGGCGATGTCTTCCAGGCCAATCTCTCGCACGCCTGGCGCTTTCGGCTCGCGCCTGGGGTATCCTCGGGGGCGGTCTACGGATCGCTTTGTCGCCGCAACCCGGCGCCGTTTGCCGCCTGGTACCGACAGCCCGAGGGCGAGATCATCAGCTCCTCACCGGAGCGGCTCCTGCGCGTGGCCGAGGGG harbors:
- the flgL gene encoding flagellar hook-associated protein FlgL is translated as MRVSTSLMFQQGVQSLQRQQSEMIRAQTDIATGVKLRTADRDPVAFGQASQLTNQQARVDQFLRSNEMATGKIEAQETRLSASTDILQRVRDIAIQANNGANDATSRAALADQLAELRDALAGQANAKDERGEYVFSGTQAGQVPYDAAGVDQLAGAAQPVDLQVSESDSVTVNRVASDIFNTAPGSNRSAMQVIDDLEAAVRTGNDAAYGGLQGEVDDVLDRVITAQGEMGNQLNKLERLQDDQSAWSLSNKESISKLRDTDLAEAITRLNENYLTLQATQQSMAKIQQLSLFNNL
- the fabD gene encoding ACP S-malonyltransferase, which translates into the protein MIAGVFPGQGSQSIGMASGWGEHEDIAQAVFDRASDVLGYDLWALVADGDPAQLNQTERTQPAMLAADVAAWQIWRHNDGAMPAALAGHSLGEYAALVAADAIDFEAAIALVARRGQLMQSAVAEGQGAMAAVLGLEDDAVRGVCERARDGEVCEAVNFNAPGQVVIAGDRAAVERAEAIAGEAGAKRFVLLPVSVPSHSSLMREAGEQLRAEIAQVDIRAPQIPVIHNVDALTHEKPEAIATALVEQLFRPVQWVACVQAMQAMGAGDQVEFGPGKVLTGLARRIDRRMGAKAVFDQATLEKALGTE
- the fabG gene encoding 3-oxoacyl-ACP reductase FabG, producing MSEQASQFANLEGRVALVTGASRGIGAAIADALVAAGATVIGTATSEKGAAAIDERLGEKGAGMALDVTDGAQVDAVIKEIESRFGPVAVLVNNAGITRDTLLMRMKEDDWDAIIQTNLTSVFRLSQKVMRSMAKARWGRIISIASVVGSMGNAGQTNYAAAKAGIMGFSKSLARELGPRGVTVNVVAPGFIETDMTRDLPEKQKDALLGNIPNGRLGQPDEIASAVRFLAAPEAGYINGQTIHVNGGMYMG
- the acpP gene encoding acyl carrier protein; translation: MSTVEERVKKIVVEQLGVKEEEVTNEASFVDDLGADSLDTVELVMALEEEFECEIPDEEAEKITTVQQAIDYVNNHKDA
- the fabF gene encoding beta-ketoacyl-ACP synthase II; translated protein: MSKRRVVITGLGLVTPLGNNVKDSWDGILAGRSGVAPIDRFDTEKMAVKFAATVKDFDPTTIIPAKDVKKMEPFIHYAMSASIEAIEDADLISDSLDLDRVGTFIGSGIGGLGGIERNTLTLENQGPRRVSPFFIPGAIINMASGQLSIRYGFRGPNLATVTACTSGTHSIGQAARMISYGDADVMIAGGTEGAVSPLGVAGFASARALSTRNDDPERASRPWDRDRDGFVLGEGAGVVVLESLEHAQARGAHIYGEVKGFGMSADAYHMTLPAADGDGAQRCMKAALKDADLQPSDLGYINAHGTSTPAGDGTEVQAIKKLYGDTPVECPVSSTKSMTGHLLGAAGAIEAVFSVLALRDQVLPPTINLDNPSEDCDLDFVPHEARRVEGLEVAMSNSFGFGGTNGTLIFGRTID
- a CDS encoding chorismate-binding protein codes for the protein MSEPVIQRLESDPARALASLAAVLTAAGQRASHLFESVTAGGPLSRWSILFSAADERLAAPATPSADAPRFLDAFQQAISRRQPLDDAFDADDWLAAQGLPRTFPFLGGWSFFLAYEMAAEIEPTLDLPPFALGAESGFPRAIAEYHPAALVRDHDSGEDIVVHDGSVQGAELAKALISARVRAGETAGRDQHRGEVELTELLPPVGAPHRERVARVRDYLFAGDVFQANLSHAWRFRLAPGVSSGAVYGSLCRRNPAPFAAWYRQPEGEIISSSPERLLRVAEGHAETRPIAGTRRRDPDPERDQELIEQLRAHPKERAEHVMLIDLERNDLGRVCEPGSVRVDELMVVESYAQVHHLVSNIVGRLPASTSPLAALAACFPGGTITGCPKVRCMEILAELEQTGRGPYTGSLGYLSNHGQMDSNILIRSLFLSPDRRGEFRTGGGIVADSDPARELDETYQKARGVLDALGGEAALVAGVPVG